From Nomascus leucogenys isolate Asia chromosome 15, Asia_NLE_v1, whole genome shotgun sequence, a single genomic window includes:
- the LOC100583243 gene encoding histone H3.3-like gives MARTKQTARKSTGGKAPRKQLATKAARKSAPSTGGVKKPHRYRPGTVALREIRRYQKSTELLIRKLPFQRLVREIAQDFKTDLRFQSAAIGALQEASEAYLVGLFEDTNLCAIHAKRVTIMPKDIQLACCIRGECA, from the coding sequence ATGGCTCGTACAAAGCAGACTGCCCGCAAATCGACCGGTGGTAAAGCACCCAGGAAGCAACTGGCTACAAAAGCCGCTCGCAAGAGTGCGCCCTCTACTGGAGGGGTGAAGAAACCTCATCGTTACAGGCCTGGTACAGTGGCGCTCCGTGAAATTAGACGTTATCAAAAGTCCACTGAACTTCTGATTCGCAAACTTCCCTTCCAGCGTCTGGTGCGAGAAATTGCTCAGGACTTTAAAACAGATCTGCGCTTCCAGAGCGCAGCTATCGGTGCTTTGCAGGAGGCAAGTGAAGCCTATTTGGTTGGCCTTTTTGAAGACACCAACCTGTGTGCTATCCATGCCAAACGTGTAACAATTATGCCAAAAGACATCCAGCTAGCATGCTGCATACGTGGAGAATGTGCTTAA